The following are encoded together in the Syngnathus typhle isolate RoL2023-S1 ecotype Sweden linkage group LG5, RoL_Styp_1.0, whole genome shotgun sequence genome:
- the LOC133154222 gene encoding hamartin-like isoform X2, with the protein MHRMSKEQVSIGELLLSLDSSDLQEAEQGRAAISHQLSSEKGGAVLSSLVDFYLNSSSCASALTLLSSIREPLHKALLDKLNEAVSRPASRLAAVTLLGHVISGQPPWIHHVSRSPLLTSLLRCLKSDGDVMMLVPGVLVIVTLLPMIPQAAKQHIYDFFDVFGRLASWSLKNPGRAPASHLVHLHAGAYALFHRLYGMFPCNFLSYLRLHYSMKENLDTFHRVVKPMLEHVRVHPELVSGTQDSEVDPSRWRGYEVHDIIVECSRVSLDPLESSCDERTLAPPLPTHLDQTCLVGACGSEDAARTHTWSLSESVLHVDRPDVRLDVTWSPSSQCGLSTPPPEKVAVSPDHPLNRNNTLSGAKCASPCTGPATGDDGSDSARRADVSQGREQPIRMEDVGPALDHAVEGPACPAQPRPSSSLPSLPLTSTPTRRQIPPVSDLAPPPACPDSPGSAPSYDFLFELALPRAALLFVKNKAQEAQRKMATQHREKRDNDEEEDLTAASPLDLLDCLIAHGHDTHAASVSLSRRSSGSGKLLDCNPCAGGCAEDAEVLRRGLQLAQAQLQYERFKRQQHAIRNRRLLRRVVSAAALEERTVATCAQLALQDEETRALTSSLEAEQRRCARLRLDAGKHGQQLEAHVQHLLRQEQEHRAQCLALQSELQECQVKMRDLETQLQKARHRASEAERHLSRLSLKLRSSDELRRQSFLLNRQLIVLTETNKALTRRLDALQPPPRHRRTEASEPGGGARREFGRAKEAEQEHRQKLEAANHRAAELDKQLAHKETLVELHKELLDDHKRRSRGELSACEAQCATLRKTVQSLQSEMLHLYSVVDALSRPTLEEPDLRTSSSSVVSGACRLSTSPLLFPAGASSPSPLSPSPNESPLAIGSFLEQRAWQLFRPANHSPEEEAAAQPENKDDEDDRDDGEDEKLKEDEEVRTGSPGRDADLLAESPPVRARLSAPPSGPSPAIVPRRRELSIMDYDHVTAHM; encoded by the exons ATGCACAGGATGTCCAAGGAGCAGGTGAGCATTGGTGAGCTCCTGCTCTCATTGGACAGTTCAGACCTACAGGAGGCGGAGCAAGGCCGAGCGGCAATTAGCCACCAGCTGAGTTCAG AAAAAGGAGGCGCTGTGCTCAGCAGTCTGGTGGATTTCTACTTGAACTCTTCTTCGTGTGCCTCGGCTTTGACGCTGCTCTCCTCCATCCGAGAACCTCTGCACAAG GCCCTGCTGGACAAACTGAATGAGGCGGTGTCCAGGCCGGCGAGCCGGTTGGCCGCCGTCACTCTGCTCGGTCACGTGATCAGCGGGCAGCCGCCATGGATTCATCACGTCAGCCGATCCCCTCTGCTCACCTCGCTGCTGCGCTGCCTCAAG AGCGACGGCGACGTGATGATGCTGGTCCCTGGAGTGCTGGTGATCGTGACGCTCTTACCCATGATCCCTCAGGCCGCCAAGCAACACATCTATGACTTCTTTGACGTCTTTGGACGCCTGGCATCATGGAGCCTCAAAAACCCCG GCCGCGCCCCCGCGTCCCACCTGGTCCACCTTCACGCCGGAGCGTACGCCTTATTCCACCGCTTGTACGGAATGTTCCCGTGTAACTTCCTGTCGTACTTGCGCCTGCACTACAGCATGAAGGAAAACCTGGACACCTTCCACCGTGTGGTCAAG CCAATGTTGGAGCACGTGCGTGTTCATCCTGAGCTGGTGAGTGGGACTCAGGACTCGGAAGTGGATCCTTCCAG GTGGCGTGGCTACGAGGTTCACGACATCATTGTGGAGTGCTCCCGAGTCTCCCTGGACCCTCTGGAGTCCTCCTGTGATGAGCGCACGCTAGCCCCGCCCCTACCCACTCACCTTGACCAAACCTGCCTCGTCGGCG CGTGCGGCAGCGAGGACGCCGCCCGGACGCACACTTGGTCCCTCTCGGAAAGTGTGCTCCACGTGGACCGCCCGGACGTGCGT CTCGACGTCACATGGAGCCCCTCCTCTCAATGTGGTTTGTCGACCCCGCCTCCGGAAAAGGTGGCCGTAAGCCCCGACCACCCCCTGAATAGAAACAACACTCTTtcag GTGCAAAATGTGCATCGCCGTGCACGGGCCCAGCCACAGGCGACGACGGTTCAGACAGCGCCCGGCGTGCAGACGTTTCCCAG GGCCGAGAGCAGCCCATCAGGATGGAGGACGTGGGGCCAGCGCTTGACCATGCCGTTGAAG GCCCGGCCTGCCCAGCGCAGCCCCGCCCTTCTTCCTCCCTGCCTTCCCTCCCCCTCACCTCCACGCCCACCCGCCGCCAAATCCCCCCCGTGTCCGACTTAGCCCCTCCTCCTGCCTGCCCCGATTCGCCGGGCTCCGCCCCCTCTTACGACTTCCTGTTTGAGTTGGCGCTTCCCCGCGCTGCCCTTTTGTTTGTGAAGAACAAGGCGCAG GAGGCGCAGCGTAAGATGGCGACCCAGCACCGTGAGAAGCGCGAcaatgacgaggaggaggatcTGACCGCTGCGTCTCCTCTGGACTTGTTGGACTGCCTCATTGCCCACGGACACGACACGCACGCTGCTAGCGTTAGCCTTAGCCGGAG GTCTTCGGGGTCGGGGAAGCTGTTGGATTGCAACCCTTGTGCAG GAGGCTGCGCGGAGGACGCGGAGGTGCTGCGGCGAGGCCTGCAGCTGGCGCAGGCTCAGCTGCAGTACGAGCGCTTCAaacgtcagcagcacgccatcagGAACCGACGCCTCCTACGGCGGGTGGTCAGCGCCGCCGCACTGGAAGAGCGGACCGTCGCCACG TGCGCTCAGCTGGCGCTGCAGGACGAGGAGACGAGGGCGCTGACGAGCAGCCTGGAGGCCGAGCAGCGGCGCTGCGCGCGACTGCGGCTGGACGCCGGCAAGCACGGGCAACAGCTGGAGGCGCACGTGCAACACTTGCTCcggcaggagcaggagcacCGCGCGCAATGTCTGGCGCTGCAG AGCGAGCTTCAGGAGTGTCAGGTGAAGATGAGGGATTTGGAGACGCAGCTTCAGAAGGCCAGGCACAGGGCTTCCGAGGCCGAGCGCCACTTGAGCCGGCTGTCGCTCAAG TTGAGGAGCAGCGACGAGTTGCGCCGGCAGAGCTTCCTGCTCAACCGACAACTGATTGTGCTCACAGAAACCAACAAAGCTCTCACGCGCCGACTGGACGCGCTGCAGCCGCCGCCACGCCACCGCCGCACT GAGGCGAGCGAGCCGGGCGGCGGAGCCCGCCGAGAGTTCGGTCGTGCCAAGGAGGCGGAGCAGGAGCACAGGCAGAAGCTGGAAGCGGCCAATCACAGAGCGGCCGAGCTGGACAAGCAACTGGCCCACAAGGAGACGCTCGTAGAACTTCACAAGGAGCTGTTGGACGACCACAAGAGGCGCAGCAG GGGGGAGCTGTCAGCATGCGAGGCCCAATGCGCAACGCTACGGAAGACGGTGCAGAGTCTGCAGAGCGAGATGCTTCACCTCTACAGCGTCGTGGATGCTCTCAGCag GCCCACCCTGGAAGAGCCCGATCTCCGGACGTCCTCTTCCTCGGTCGTGAGCGGCGCGTGCCGCCTGTCCACTTCGCCCCTCCTCTTCCCCGCCGGTGCTTCATCGCCGTCGCCCCTCTCGCCATCCCCCAACGAGTCACCGTTGGCGATTGGCTCCTTCCTGGAGCAGAGGGCGTGGCAGCTCTTCAGACCGGCCAATCACAGtccggaggaggaggcggcggcgcagCCAGAGAACAAGGATGATGAGGATGACCGAGACGACGGTGAAGATGAAAAACTGAAGGAAGATGAGGAGGTCCGGACAGGAAGTCCGGGCCGGGACGCCGACCTCCTGGCAGAAAGTCCTCCAGTGCGGGCCCGCTTGTCGGCACCGCCCTCCGGCCCATCACCGGCCATCGTGCCAAGACGGCGCGAGCTGAGCATCATGGACTACGACCACGTGACGGCACACATGTGA
- the LOC133154222 gene encoding hamartin-like isoform X6, protein MHRMSKEQVSIGELLLSLDSSDLQEAEQGRAAISHQLSSEKGGAVLSSLVDFYLNSSSCASALTLLSSIREPLHKALLDKLNEAVSRPASRLAAVTLLGHVISGQPPWIHHVSRSPLLTSLLRCLKSDGDVMMLVPGVLVIVTLLPMIPQAAKQHIYDFFDVFGRLASWSLKNPGRAPASHLVHLHAGAYALFHRLYGMFPCNFLSYLRLHYSMKENLDTFHRVVKPMLEHVRVHPELVSGTQDSEVDPSRWRGYEVHDIIVECSRVSLDPLESSCDERTLAPPLPTHLDQTCLVGACGSEDAARTHTWSLSESVLHVDRPDLDVTWSPSSQCGLSTPPPEKVAVSPDHPLNRNNTLSGDTHTHTHIQHICACLSTCLVCVQVQNVHRRARAQPQATTVQTAPGVQTFPRAESSPSGWRTWGQRLTMPLKEAQRKMATQHREKRDNDEEEDLTAASPLDLLDCLIAHGHDTHAASVSLSRRSSGSGKLLDCNPCAGGCAEDAEVLRRGLQLAQAQLQYERFKRQQHAIRNRRLLRRVVSAAALEERTVATCAQLALQDEETRALTSSLEAEQRRCARLRLDAGKHGQQLEAHVQHLLRQEQEHRAQCLALQSELQECQVKMRDLETQLQKARHRASEAERHLSRLSLKLRSSDELRRQSFLLNRQLIVLTETNKALTRRLDALQPPPRHRRTEASEPGGGARREFGRAKEAEQEHRQKLEAANHRAAELDKQLAHKETLVELHKELLDDHKRRSRGELSACEAQCATLRKTVQSLQSEMLHLYSVVDALSRPTLEEPDLRTSSSSVVSGACRLSTSPLLFPAGASSPSPLSPSPNESPLAIGSFLEQRAWQLFRPANHSPEEEAAAQPENKDDEDDRDDGEDEKLKEDEEVRTGSPGRDADLLAESPPVRARLSAPPSGPSPAIVPRRRELSIMDYDHVTAHM, encoded by the exons ATGCACAGGATGTCCAAGGAGCAGGTGAGCATTGGTGAGCTCCTGCTCTCATTGGACAGTTCAGACCTACAGGAGGCGGAGCAAGGCCGAGCGGCAATTAGCCACCAGCTGAGTTCAG AAAAAGGAGGCGCTGTGCTCAGCAGTCTGGTGGATTTCTACTTGAACTCTTCTTCGTGTGCCTCGGCTTTGACGCTGCTCTCCTCCATCCGAGAACCTCTGCACAAG GCCCTGCTGGACAAACTGAATGAGGCGGTGTCCAGGCCGGCGAGCCGGTTGGCCGCCGTCACTCTGCTCGGTCACGTGATCAGCGGGCAGCCGCCATGGATTCATCACGTCAGCCGATCCCCTCTGCTCACCTCGCTGCTGCGCTGCCTCAAG AGCGACGGCGACGTGATGATGCTGGTCCCTGGAGTGCTGGTGATCGTGACGCTCTTACCCATGATCCCTCAGGCCGCCAAGCAACACATCTATGACTTCTTTGACGTCTTTGGACGCCTGGCATCATGGAGCCTCAAAAACCCCG GCCGCGCCCCCGCGTCCCACCTGGTCCACCTTCACGCCGGAGCGTACGCCTTATTCCACCGCTTGTACGGAATGTTCCCGTGTAACTTCCTGTCGTACTTGCGCCTGCACTACAGCATGAAGGAAAACCTGGACACCTTCCACCGTGTGGTCAAG CCAATGTTGGAGCACGTGCGTGTTCATCCTGAGCTGGTGAGTGGGACTCAGGACTCGGAAGTGGATCCTTCCAG GTGGCGTGGCTACGAGGTTCACGACATCATTGTGGAGTGCTCCCGAGTCTCCCTGGACCCTCTGGAGTCCTCCTGTGATGAGCGCACGCTAGCCCCGCCCCTACCCACTCACCTTGACCAAACCTGCCTCGTCGGCG CGTGCGGCAGCGAGGACGCCGCCCGGACGCACACTTGGTCCCTCTCGGAAAGTGTGCTCCACGTGGACCGCCCGGAC CTCGACGTCACATGGAGCCCCTCCTCTCAATGTGGTTTGTCGACCCCGCCTCCGGAAAAGGTGGCCGTAAGCCCCGACCACCCCCTGAATAGAAACAACACTCTTtcaggtgacacacacacacacacacacatccagcaTATATGTGCATGCTTGTCTACGTGCTTGGTGTGTGTTCAGGTGCAAAATGTGCATCGCCGTGCACGGGCCCAGCCACAGGCGACGACGGTTCAGACAGCGCCCGGCGTGCAGACGTTTCCCAG GGCCGAGAGCAGCCCATCAGGATGGAGGACGTGGGGCCAGCGCTTGACCATGCCGTTGAAG GAGGCGCAGCGTAAGATGGCGACCCAGCACCGTGAGAAGCGCGAcaatgacgaggaggaggatcTGACCGCTGCGTCTCCTCTGGACTTGTTGGACTGCCTCATTGCCCACGGACACGACACGCACGCTGCTAGCGTTAGCCTTAGCCGGAG GTCTTCGGGGTCGGGGAAGCTGTTGGATTGCAACCCTTGTGCAG GAGGCTGCGCGGAGGACGCGGAGGTGCTGCGGCGAGGCCTGCAGCTGGCGCAGGCTCAGCTGCAGTACGAGCGCTTCAaacgtcagcagcacgccatcagGAACCGACGCCTCCTACGGCGGGTGGTCAGCGCCGCCGCACTGGAAGAGCGGACCGTCGCCACG TGCGCTCAGCTGGCGCTGCAGGACGAGGAGACGAGGGCGCTGACGAGCAGCCTGGAGGCCGAGCAGCGGCGCTGCGCGCGACTGCGGCTGGACGCCGGCAAGCACGGGCAACAGCTGGAGGCGCACGTGCAACACTTGCTCcggcaggagcaggagcacCGCGCGCAATGTCTGGCGCTGCAG AGCGAGCTTCAGGAGTGTCAGGTGAAGATGAGGGATTTGGAGACGCAGCTTCAGAAGGCCAGGCACAGGGCTTCCGAGGCCGAGCGCCACTTGAGCCGGCTGTCGCTCAAG TTGAGGAGCAGCGACGAGTTGCGCCGGCAGAGCTTCCTGCTCAACCGACAACTGATTGTGCTCACAGAAACCAACAAAGCTCTCACGCGCCGACTGGACGCGCTGCAGCCGCCGCCACGCCACCGCCGCACT GAGGCGAGCGAGCCGGGCGGCGGAGCCCGCCGAGAGTTCGGTCGTGCCAAGGAGGCGGAGCAGGAGCACAGGCAGAAGCTGGAAGCGGCCAATCACAGAGCGGCCGAGCTGGACAAGCAACTGGCCCACAAGGAGACGCTCGTAGAACTTCACAAGGAGCTGTTGGACGACCACAAGAGGCGCAGCAG GGGGGAGCTGTCAGCATGCGAGGCCCAATGCGCAACGCTACGGAAGACGGTGCAGAGTCTGCAGAGCGAGATGCTTCACCTCTACAGCGTCGTGGATGCTCTCAGCag GCCCACCCTGGAAGAGCCCGATCTCCGGACGTCCTCTTCCTCGGTCGTGAGCGGCGCGTGCCGCCTGTCCACTTCGCCCCTCCTCTTCCCCGCCGGTGCTTCATCGCCGTCGCCCCTCTCGCCATCCCCCAACGAGTCACCGTTGGCGATTGGCTCCTTCCTGGAGCAGAGGGCGTGGCAGCTCTTCAGACCGGCCAATCACAGtccggaggaggaggcggcggcgcagCCAGAGAACAAGGATGATGAGGATGACCGAGACGACGGTGAAGATGAAAAACTGAAGGAAGATGAGGAGGTCCGGACAGGAAGTCCGGGCCGGGACGCCGACCTCCTGGCAGAAAGTCCTCCAGTGCGGGCCCGCTTGTCGGCACCGCCCTCCGGCCCATCACCGGCCATCGTGCCAAGACGGCGCGAGCTGAGCATCATGGACTACGACCACGTGACGGCACACATGTGA
- the LOC133154222 gene encoding hamartin-like isoform X4, whose translation MSKEQVSIGELLLSLDSSDLQEAEQGRAAISHQLSSEKGGAVLSSLVDFYLNSSSCASALTLLSSIREPLHKALLDKLNEAVSRPASRLAAVTLLGHVISGQPPWIHHVSRSPLLTSLLRCLKSDGDVMMLVPGVLVIVTLLPMIPQAAKQHIYDFFDVFGRLASWSLKNPGRAPASHLVHLHAGAYALFHRLYGMFPCNFLSYLRLHYSMKENLDTFHRVVKPMLEHVRVHPELVSGTQDSEVDPSRWRGYEVHDIIVECSRVSLDPLESSCDERTLAPPLPTHLDQTCLVGACGSEDAARTHTWSLSESVLHVDRPDVRLDVTWSPSSQCGLSTPPPEKVAVSPDHPLNRNNTLSGAKCASPCTGPATGDDGSDSARRADVSQGREQPIRMEDVGPALDHAVEAGPACPAQPRPSSSLPSLPLTSTPTRRQIPPVSDLAPPPACPDSPGSAPSYDFLFELALPRAALLFVKNKAQEAQRKMATQHREKRDNDEEEDLTAASPLDLLDCLIAHGHDTHAASVSLSRRSSGSGKLLDCNPCAGGCAEDAEVLRRGLQLAQAQLQYERFKRQQHAIRNRRLLRRVVSAAALEERTVATCAQLALQDEETRALTSSLEAEQRRCARLRLDAGKHGQQLEAHVQHLLRQEQEHRAQCLALQSELQECQVKMRDLETQLQKARHRASEAERHLSRLSLKLRSSDELRRQSFLLNRQLIVLTETNKALTRRLDALQPPPRHRRTEASEPGGGARREFGRAKEAEQEHRQKLEAANHRAAELDKQLAHKETLVELHKELLDDHKRRSRGELSACEAQCATLRKTVQSLQSEMLHLYSVVDALSRPTLEEPDLRTSSSSVVSGACRLSTSPLLFPAGASSPSPLSPSPNESPLAIGSFLEQRAWQLFRPANHSPEEEAAAQPENKDDEDDRDDGEDEKLKEDEEVRTGSPGRDADLLAESPPVRARLSAPPSGPSPAIVPRRRELSIMDYDHVTAHM comes from the exons ATGTCCAAGGAGCAGGTGAGCATTGGTGAGCTCCTGCTCTCATTGGACAGTTCAGACCTACAGGAGGCGGAGCAAGGCCGAGCGGCAATTAGCCACCAGCTGAGTTCAG AAAAAGGAGGCGCTGTGCTCAGCAGTCTGGTGGATTTCTACTTGAACTCTTCTTCGTGTGCCTCGGCTTTGACGCTGCTCTCCTCCATCCGAGAACCTCTGCACAAG GCCCTGCTGGACAAACTGAATGAGGCGGTGTCCAGGCCGGCGAGCCGGTTGGCCGCCGTCACTCTGCTCGGTCACGTGATCAGCGGGCAGCCGCCATGGATTCATCACGTCAGCCGATCCCCTCTGCTCACCTCGCTGCTGCGCTGCCTCAAG AGCGACGGCGACGTGATGATGCTGGTCCCTGGAGTGCTGGTGATCGTGACGCTCTTACCCATGATCCCTCAGGCCGCCAAGCAACACATCTATGACTTCTTTGACGTCTTTGGACGCCTGGCATCATGGAGCCTCAAAAACCCCG GCCGCGCCCCCGCGTCCCACCTGGTCCACCTTCACGCCGGAGCGTACGCCTTATTCCACCGCTTGTACGGAATGTTCCCGTGTAACTTCCTGTCGTACTTGCGCCTGCACTACAGCATGAAGGAAAACCTGGACACCTTCCACCGTGTGGTCAAG CCAATGTTGGAGCACGTGCGTGTTCATCCTGAGCTGGTGAGTGGGACTCAGGACTCGGAAGTGGATCCTTCCAG GTGGCGTGGCTACGAGGTTCACGACATCATTGTGGAGTGCTCCCGAGTCTCCCTGGACCCTCTGGAGTCCTCCTGTGATGAGCGCACGCTAGCCCCGCCCCTACCCACTCACCTTGACCAAACCTGCCTCGTCGGCG CGTGCGGCAGCGAGGACGCCGCCCGGACGCACACTTGGTCCCTCTCGGAAAGTGTGCTCCACGTGGACCGCCCGGACGTGCGT CTCGACGTCACATGGAGCCCCTCCTCTCAATGTGGTTTGTCGACCCCGCCTCCGGAAAAGGTGGCCGTAAGCCCCGACCACCCCCTGAATAGAAACAACACTCTTtcag GTGCAAAATGTGCATCGCCGTGCACGGGCCCAGCCACAGGCGACGACGGTTCAGACAGCGCCCGGCGTGCAGACGTTTCCCAG GGCCGAGAGCAGCCCATCAGGATGGAGGACGTGGGGCCAGCGCTTGACCATGCCGTTGAAG cAGGCCCGGCCTGCCCAGCGCAGCCCCGCCCTTCTTCCTCCCTGCCTTCCCTCCCCCTCACCTCCACGCCCACCCGCCGCCAAATCCCCCCCGTGTCCGACTTAGCCCCTCCTCCTGCCTGCCCCGATTCGCCGGGCTCCGCCCCCTCTTACGACTTCCTGTTTGAGTTGGCGCTTCCCCGCGCTGCCCTTTTGTTTGTGAAGAACAAGGCGCAG GAGGCGCAGCGTAAGATGGCGACCCAGCACCGTGAGAAGCGCGAcaatgacgaggaggaggatcTGACCGCTGCGTCTCCTCTGGACTTGTTGGACTGCCTCATTGCCCACGGACACGACACGCACGCTGCTAGCGTTAGCCTTAGCCGGAG GTCTTCGGGGTCGGGGAAGCTGTTGGATTGCAACCCTTGTGCAG GAGGCTGCGCGGAGGACGCGGAGGTGCTGCGGCGAGGCCTGCAGCTGGCGCAGGCTCAGCTGCAGTACGAGCGCTTCAaacgtcagcagcacgccatcagGAACCGACGCCTCCTACGGCGGGTGGTCAGCGCCGCCGCACTGGAAGAGCGGACCGTCGCCACG TGCGCTCAGCTGGCGCTGCAGGACGAGGAGACGAGGGCGCTGACGAGCAGCCTGGAGGCCGAGCAGCGGCGCTGCGCGCGACTGCGGCTGGACGCCGGCAAGCACGGGCAACAGCTGGAGGCGCACGTGCAACACTTGCTCcggcaggagcaggagcacCGCGCGCAATGTCTGGCGCTGCAG AGCGAGCTTCAGGAGTGTCAGGTGAAGATGAGGGATTTGGAGACGCAGCTTCAGAAGGCCAGGCACAGGGCTTCCGAGGCCGAGCGCCACTTGAGCCGGCTGTCGCTCAAG TTGAGGAGCAGCGACGAGTTGCGCCGGCAGAGCTTCCTGCTCAACCGACAACTGATTGTGCTCACAGAAACCAACAAAGCTCTCACGCGCCGACTGGACGCGCTGCAGCCGCCGCCACGCCACCGCCGCACT GAGGCGAGCGAGCCGGGCGGCGGAGCCCGCCGAGAGTTCGGTCGTGCCAAGGAGGCGGAGCAGGAGCACAGGCAGAAGCTGGAAGCGGCCAATCACAGAGCGGCCGAGCTGGACAAGCAACTGGCCCACAAGGAGACGCTCGTAGAACTTCACAAGGAGCTGTTGGACGACCACAAGAGGCGCAGCAG GGGGGAGCTGTCAGCATGCGAGGCCCAATGCGCAACGCTACGGAAGACGGTGCAGAGTCTGCAGAGCGAGATGCTTCACCTCTACAGCGTCGTGGATGCTCTCAGCag GCCCACCCTGGAAGAGCCCGATCTCCGGACGTCCTCTTCCTCGGTCGTGAGCGGCGCGTGCCGCCTGTCCACTTCGCCCCTCCTCTTCCCCGCCGGTGCTTCATCGCCGTCGCCCCTCTCGCCATCCCCCAACGAGTCACCGTTGGCGATTGGCTCCTTCCTGGAGCAGAGGGCGTGGCAGCTCTTCAGACCGGCCAATCACAGtccggaggaggaggcggcggcgcagCCAGAGAACAAGGATGATGAGGATGACCGAGACGACGGTGAAGATGAAAAACTGAAGGAAGATGAGGAGGTCCGGACAGGAAGTCCGGGCCGGGACGCCGACCTCCTGGCAGAAAGTCCTCCAGTGCGGGCCCGCTTGTCGGCACCGCCCTCCGGCCCATCACCGGCCATCGTGCCAAGACGGCGCGAGCTGAGCATCATGGACTACGACCACGTGACGGCACACATGTGA